The following proteins are co-located in the Pseudomonas sp. DY-1 genome:
- the rfbF gene encoding glucose-1-phosphate cytidylyltransferase, producing the protein MKAVILAGGLGTRISEESHLKPKPMIEIGGKPILWHIMKIYSHHGIQDFVICLGYKGYAIKDFFANYFLHTSDVTFDMRNNQMEVHQNYSEPWRVTLVDTGEDSMTGGRLRRVGRFVEGEEAFCFTYGDGVADLDIGALVAFHRRHGKQATVTAVQPPGRYGALDLNGNRVNGFVEKPRGDGGWINGGFFVLSPEVLPYIAEDSTAWEAEPLERLAAEGQLQAYQHQGFWHAMDTLRDKNHLEQLWQTGEAPWKLWH; encoded by the coding sequence ATGAAAGCGGTGATTCTTGCCGGTGGCCTGGGCACTCGCATCAGTGAAGAGTCCCACCTGAAACCCAAACCGATGATCGAAATCGGTGGCAAGCCAATCCTCTGGCACATCATGAAGATCTACTCCCACCATGGCATCCAGGATTTCGTCATCTGCCTGGGCTACAAGGGCTATGCCATCAAGGATTTCTTCGCCAACTACTTCCTGCACACCTCCGACGTCACGTTCGACATGCGCAACAACCAGATGGAAGTTCACCAGAACTACAGCGAACCGTGGCGAGTGACGCTGGTGGATACGGGCGAAGACAGCATGACCGGCGGCCGCCTGCGCCGCGTGGGACGCTTCGTCGAAGGCGAGGAGGCATTCTGCTTTACCTACGGCGATGGTGTGGCCGACCTGGACATTGGCGCGCTGGTCGCCTTCCACCGCAGGCACGGCAAGCAAGCCACTGTTACCGCCGTTCAACCGCCGGGGCGCTATGGCGCGTTGGACCTGAATGGGAATCGCGTCAACGGATTCGTTGAAAAGCCGCGCGGTGACGGTGGCTGGATCAATGGCGGTTTCTTTGTCCTGTCCCCTGAGGTACTGCCATACATCGCTGAAGATTCGACAGCCTGGGAGGCTGAGCCGCTGGAGCGGCTGGCAGCCGAAGGCCAGTTGCAGGCCTATCAGCACCAGGGTTTCTGGCACGCGATGGACACGCTGCGAGACAAGAACCATCTGGAGCAGCTTTGGCAGACCGGGGAGGCGCCGTGGAAACTGTGGCACTGA